In Chaetodon trifascialis isolate fChaTrf1 chromosome 8, fChaTrf1.hap1, whole genome shotgun sequence, the DNA window CCACATTTACCCAGCTGTTGGCCACCCACTTCACCCCTCGCTTGACTGGACAGTCGCCGTGCAGGGAATACTCATCGAGCTCACCCATCCATCCtaaagagagcaggagagaagatgaataaATTCAGATAAATGTCAACAACAAGCCCTTTTAGAGATAAGACTGGATGATTTAAGgacaaaaagcatgttttttttcagcagaggaCTAATGTTTCTGTGCAAACCCAAGGCTTCTGTCTTTGCTATGATGCATCTGAAATATTGCCGTCGTGCTATCGAGTCAGATATTGGCGCTGCTGTGATGATCATATGGCCATAAGgcaccacatttttttttacatcttatGGCATAGCTGTTGCGCACTGTTGCTTCAGTAGCTCCTTCAATAAGCTAATCATCCAGCCTTGTATAAAGCTGGTCTGCCCTCCCAGAATCCGATCAGATAATAATTTCAGACCAAGAACTGCTCATCGTCACAACTGATTGAATGAGATgagttacagaaaaaaaaaagtgtggagagagaaaatggaaattgAGAGGACAGATGACATGGTGAAAGAcagtaaaagacagaaaaaaaggggaaacTTCAATTGAAATAATCTGTTCCCCCGACAGGTTCTCAGTCTGCTGAGATCCTGTGGGGTTCATCTGCCTATCAGCTGATACtggcaaatgtttttttttgtttgtattttttaacaAATTCTGAAAGAGATGACTGTTTACATCGTGCATGCACCTCACGTGGTGTTTGGATCGCATCCTGAGGAGGCAGATGTAAACAAAATGCACACTGTTGCAACATATTGCTGTAGTAGCACTTcgctgtgagaaaaaaaaaaaagcagaaggcTAAAAGAGTCAGCGTGAGAAAATGGTTGTGGTGACATGGGTTGTCTTTTCTTCAGTGAAAAGAGAGATTTGAACTGTTAGTTTGAATATGTGTCAACAGGAGTATGCTAGCTGACGTTAGCCTCCCGGGCTAGAATGTTTACTGCTATTTGGCAACAACAGCAGCGTCATCGTTTCCATCATGTAAACTTGTCTCTGTCATTGGCTGTCTGTAAACTCCTCACATCTAATCTGGGCCGAACATCGATATGGACATGTCGATGTCcatatccccccccccccccccccggcttAAAGCTTCCTGTTCTTACCTCTACCATCAGAGAGATGGTTGTACCAGAGAAGAGCTGTCCCAGCAGTAGGTTTCATTCTCAGGTTTCCCCTGCCACATGTCTCCTGGGTGTCTGTCAAATCAACTCCATCCTGGATGAGTGCCTAGgacacacaaactgtaaacagCTTGTGTCTAATTGTTTATTTTGGCACACCGTGTTGACTTAGGTATCAGATTCCTTGTCATGCTTCAGCACAGTCTGCATGTTATCAGCAGTATTCAGGTCATGTACAGTTATCATCAtttcacagaaatgaaaagaggcTTTGCTGGTGCGTGACCGTGGGTCGTGAAAACACACTCACCTGCTCTTCATAGGTACGGTTGTCTGCCACAGGAAAGGTGGTCTCACCACCTTCCTCTACAGAGCTGAGGTAGAATAACATGGTAAGATACCTGGTATGAAACAAGAAGGGAAGCAACAAATACAGATAGGGAAATTGTGAAAAAATGTCACCTCATCTCCAAAGAGTCTCAAAGCAATCACAATACTTTGACAATAAAATGATGTTTTGAAAGTAATCGTTTTGGGAgataaaaggggaaaacaaagacatgaatgCCTAACATTGACCATGAAACACCTCActataaaaatgtgtaaaaatgtgtaatcAGTCAGACTAGTCAAATGAAAAGCTTAGCAAATTTGGAGACAATTAAGGTTGTTTGTGAGATTACATTAGTGCTAAACTATCAAAGTAACTGGATTCAAAACTAAACAGAGCACACTATTATACGCACCGGCAAGAGACCTCTGTGAGAGCAGATGTGTTTCCCGCCAgtcgtgtgtgtgcacaggtagTCTCTGAATGAGAAGGACTGCTGTCATGGTGTGCATTACTGAAGTCACCTTGCTCAAAGCGAATCACCTGCAGCGGCTCACTCAGCTCAACCAATGCAGAGGGCAGACGTGTCAGGCTGGTTActctgagaaaaaaacacaagagatATAGAAGTATATTCCAAATCTTGTCAGTGTGGGCTGCTACTGGAAGAGTGTTGCTACCTGTTCCTGAGCGTGTGCAGTACATGGTGGGACCCCGGGCCTTGGTATAGCCACGTATGTTTGCTTCTCTGTTTGAACTGATGCTGGAGCTTTCTGCTTCGCTTTTGTCCTGGGCGCTGGGACACATCATAAACACGCCTAAAGTCCTCCAAGGTTAGCATCCCTgccaggaaaacacacatgcatggacacacgcgcatgcacacacacaatcccttAGTAGGCAACTTTTAATCCTTCATACAGCTAGGGGATGGGACATGACAGACCAAATACAACCTTAAAAGCATAGATATGAATGGAGCAAAATCATTAAGCCCGTCCTTCAATTCCACAATACCACGATTacagttcagtttcatttaatcTCGAATTATTGGACAATGTAGTGAACAGCAGGATATAACAGCCTCCCATCTCCGTTTCCTCCATTCCTTCCCTCTTTGTCAAACCGTATACTgttactctcagctgaatgAATGTCTGGCCCCCATCAGTACCCCTGGGAGACCGCGCCCCAGCCGCAACAATAGCTCTGGGGTGCCAGGGAAGAGGTGGCTGGGGGGGTTTGACgaaagagtgtggaggaggGAATGGGGGGGCGGGTACAGGGTATCCGGGGGAAAATTAAGAAAAGGGGTTGGAGAATAATCAGTTTTTAATGAGATAGGATGAGGCACATCCGGACTGGGATGTGTGCAACGCCTGGCACAATGGCATCAGGTCAAAATGGTGTCACCCCTCTTCCGGCCTTGCCACTCACAAAGACTCGCACGCAATCACAGCCACCCATCAGCCACTTACTCTTACCAGCACACAACCAGTGCTGAAACACTCATacacaaaaaaagaatgaattaGGTCCAGCAGatttattatttacacattAGCAGCAccagtctttgtgttttgtatttgtactgCGTCCTTGCTCATTTTATGTCacttttcttacatttttgCATATCTGTCACAATCAGATTTCAGGATTCCATTTTAAGTCGCATTCATTTTCTGCAAGTGTCTCACATTCTTTAAAAAGTCATTCAAATTTGCATGTGACCCAAAACTTAACTGTGCAGCATTCTGCATGGAATCAGTGAGAAGAGTCACAAAcgtactgacacacacaaacaacggGGGCACCAACCTGTTGGGCAGGCTTCCAGACCAGCGAGTATCTGCCGTAAATTTTCCGGGTTCAACCAAGTTCCATCTTGAGAGCGTGAGTGACTCACAATCTGGAGGACATACCAGAATGCTTTTCATGTTTCAACAAAAAAACGCAACACATTCTGACAATTCATCTAACTGGAATTTTTTTCTGGAAATCTATTTTTTCTCGCTCAGCTCTACAGACATACGGATCACAAGATATTTCTCTCTCGTCACCTCCTTTTTCTGAAGCAGCCCGTCCTGGTTTAGGTCCAACAGACTGAAGACCTCCTCTGTGctgagagaaagcagaggcTGGTTTGAGTCCTCTTGTCCCTGGCTGGGTGCTGTTGTCTGGCTCTCCATCAGACCCTTGAGCTGAGCCAGCTGCACCACCACACGGCACTCCTCCTCTGACAGGAAACCAGGGAtctctgacaggaagaggaaaaagacaacaGTGGCGATTGTTAGGACCTTGTGGTTAGATGGATGGCAATACCTTTCAACCACCCTAATCTAAAATGGGGACAAGTTTATTGCAAACTTACCCAAAACTGTAGTTATGTATTCCTGAGTGTGTAAAGTACATGGAAATTAGTTTTTCTATCACAAATCATATGGAGTCTATAGAGTCAATTTTTTCTCCaaaggaaatatgaataaatctCAGTCAACATATTTGGAAAATCCCCAATTAACTGCCACACCATGTGACCAAATACAGAATAACCAAAATGAAAATTTGATCTTATTACAATACAGACAGGCCCTCAGATTAGAGTGAGCATCAAGGATATATAATCTGTCAAAGAGAGTGGCTTGATTATGCCATTCTCATCAAAAACATGCGATGTGTGGCTGACATTCTGGGTTTGTTCACAGATTAATAGTAAATAATGATTCACCTAATGAAAAGTGAAGATTATACAGGATGACTAGGTAGCAGTGAAGCCACTAACTGATGAAACAGAAAACCTTTTCAACAGTGAACTCACTCCAGTAACATCGTTATTGGTGCCTATGCAATCAAAGTGCATTTTGAAATTTCTTAAAGCTGAAAATTCCCACTCACAACCTCTGCACCCAAACATGTCACATGGATCTACAGTATACTGCACACCTGAGATGGTGAGCGGGTGGGGGACTTTTAAATGGATTAGGAGATCTCTGTTGACGGCATTGACTTGATCTGTCAGACTAAAAGGATTACTTCAGATTGCCTACCAGAACCTTTCAATGTGAAGGGAATTTCGAGTTTGATCAGTCTATGCTAATTAGTATGATTAGGATGTCTGAGAAATCCCATAAACATCTTATCACAGTGCTTTAAAAGACTCATTGAAACATGGACTTGTAACAATTGCTTTCAGCACgttatttttctgtgttcataaaataaaaatgatgaagatgGTAACTTAAATTATATGTTGTATTAACCCAGACTACAGGCACAAAGAGTTAAATATAGGGTCTTTACATCACATTGCAATTAGCTGTGAAAAACCTCTTAATTTTGGAACACCATCACATAACTTTGTGCTAATTAATTATCTTTCTTGCATGTTTAAGTACTCTTTAGTGACAGTAAACATTGACCGTGTATATAATGAGTTCAAGCTATTCCCCTCTGTCACTCCCCAGTGAGCCCCTAGTGGTATAGCCTCTCCCACGGGTAGTTTTAATGAGTGACGACACTGGACTTGTCTCAGAGGAGGGTGGGAAAAGTGTGGGATTCTAGAAGATGTAATTGCTAATATTAATTAGTGCAAATGCAGTGAAAGAATCACTTACACCTAGTATACTTAGAAGTAGTGGAagtcttttttccattttggtcTCTATTTTTGAGATCTGTCCCTAACACTCCTTTCTGTACGTCCATCTGGGTGTCCGAGAACATGAGTTAGATTtgtaaaaattacatttattctATTACATACAATTTTATTGAACTTATTCGTGAGAAGGTCCAAATTACTGTTTCGTGGTTCCCTCctgttctcttcttcctctcaatCCATTAATATCTGTCAGTCATTTCCCCTCTTAATAAAAGGCTTCCGGCAGGTTGGCTGCCTGTACAGTAGAGACCTTGTTTGTCACTCATGTCTT includes these proteins:
- the LOC139335633 gene encoding transmembrane prolyl 4-hydroxylase-like — its product is MEDAQEHLIEQEEYDDDDKPLSSAFNPPFRRTRLHIQRSSICSRAYFVVVMVFFHVYILNVIGLLLYVHYNNGPGDLVSGDGAPSASVSDSGTPLPHPVPVSRELHVDDYSQSFSLPRMEGIRVGHVQQVSLVPDRTHEMKTISLKPLLFEIPGFLSEEECRVVVQLAQLKGLMESQTTAPSQGQEDSNQPLLSLSTEEVFSLLDLNQDGLLQKKEIVSHSRSQDGTWLNPENLRQILAGLEACPTGMLTLEDFRRVYDVSQRPGQKRSRKLQHQFKQRSKHTWLYQGPGSHHVLHTLRNRVTSLTRLPSALVELSEPLQVIRFEQGDFSNAHHDSSPSHSETTCAHTRLAGNTSALTEVSCRYLTMLFYLSSVEEGGETTFPVADNRTYEEQALIQDGVDLTDTQETCGRGNLRMKPTAGTALLWYNHLSDGRGWMGELDEYSLHGDCPVKRGVKWVANSWVNVDPDHQQQVRYQRLVAQRHRAKSGMEDHYQPLSHSNLHQDL